One genomic window of Eggerthella timonensis includes the following:
- a CDS encoding AAA family ATPase, which yields MSGSLVALCADAMSLQHPEAIGLAGENLAAQGWLRLFSSAEEARRFLRADRLVDEVWVASSDDVAPINLAATLKRDRSDRCVCMLAFEDTGSLKSRVSATGIDASLTRQALADRYARRKQAYACPWPTTAPQAHAPATASAPVARPVPGPAPAPAPRSAQLEDRRPRAHAGFLLPVVSGSGGAGKSTVAVLSALVAQRMGFNTLLLDFDLQFGDVPALMGAQDPLTVDDVLAAPARLDQLRSDGRQPALLAAPRRLEDSEAVVGQAPQLLDQLMARFDVVVANTGAAWAEQHALLLERSSKALFLVDQRPSSLRACQHALDLCARCGIATGPFLYALNRCAKNALFTSIDVSCALRGAHVFELKDGGGDVEELLGSGLPFELLASKNDLCASLEQVLASVLPAGGRAVPQPEDGSPRATGFRLPMNKRPRRRRKEAACLS from the coding sequence ATGAGCGGATCTTTGGTGGCGCTGTGCGCCGACGCGATGAGCTTGCAGCATCCCGAGGCCATCGGGCTGGCAGGCGAGAACCTGGCGGCTCAAGGGTGGCTTCGCCTCTTCTCCTCCGCCGAGGAAGCGCGCCGGTTCCTGCGCGCGGATCGCCTGGTGGACGAGGTGTGGGTGGCGTCGAGCGACGACGTGGCGCCTATCAACCTGGCGGCAACGCTCAAGCGGGACCGCAGCGACCGCTGCGTGTGCATGCTGGCGTTCGAGGACACGGGTTCGCTCAAGAGCAGGGTGAGCGCCACGGGCATCGACGCCTCCCTCACGCGCCAGGCGCTGGCCGATCGCTACGCGCGCCGCAAGCAGGCCTACGCGTGCCCGTGGCCGACGACGGCGCCGCAGGCCCATGCGCCCGCGACTGCGTCCGCTCCGGTCGCGCGACCCGTCCCGGGGCCCGCGCCCGCTCCCGCGCCTCGGTCGGCGCAGCTCGAGGATCGTCGCCCGCGGGCGCATGCCGGGTTCCTGCTGCCCGTGGTCAGCGGGAGCGGCGGCGCGGGCAAGAGCACGGTGGCCGTGCTTTCGGCGCTCGTCGCGCAGCGGATGGGCTTCAACACCCTGCTGCTCGATTTCGACCTGCAATTCGGCGACGTCCCGGCGCTCATGGGCGCGCAGGACCCGCTGACCGTCGACGACGTGCTGGCCGCGCCGGCGCGCCTCGACCAGCTGCGCTCCGACGGGCGGCAACCGGCGCTTTTGGCCGCGCCGCGCCGCCTCGAGGACAGCGAGGCCGTCGTCGGGCAGGCTCCGCAGCTGCTCGACCAGCTGATGGCCCGCTTCGACGTGGTGGTGGCGAACACGGGCGCCGCCTGGGCCGAGCAACACGCCCTGCTGCTCGAGCGCAGCTCGAAGGCCCTGTTCCTCGTCGACCAGCGTCCGTCGTCGTTACGTGCCTGCCAACACGCGCTCGATTTGTGCGCGCGGTGCGGCATCGCGACTGGCCCCTTCCTGTACGCCCTCAACCGGTGCGCGAAGAACGCGCTGTTCACGTCCATCGACGTGTCGTGCGCGCTGCGCGGCGCCCACGTGTTCGAGCTCAAGGACGGCGGCGGGGACGTGGAGGAGCTGCTGGGTTCGGGCCTGCCGTTCGAGCTGCTCGCATCGAAGAACGATCTGTGCGCGAGCCTTGAGCAGGTGCTGGCGTCCGTGTTGCCTGCCGGCGGGCGCGCGGTGCCGCAACCGGAGGACGGGTCGCCGCGCGCGACGGGGTTCCGCCTGCCGATGAACAAGCGGCCGCGCCGCAGGAGGAAGGAGGCGGCATGTCTCTCATGA
- a CDS encoding CpaF family protein gives MSLMSRVRDVDDAPSLAPAPGDGALEQLKEHIQAFVSIDEIAAIMAQQPSRARNELKSACRQAFEGAAWAGVSERERQRLTDDLIDTVFGFGPLEPLLADESVTEVMVNGPSDVFFERDGRLCRSEQRFADEGQLRALIDRVLGPLGRRVDEASPMVNARLPEGHRVHVIIPPLALDGPVMTVRKFAKRVMTLDDMQATGSFDDTMRTFLVWAVRTRKSIAVSGGTGSGKTTLLNALSCELSPSERIITIEDSAELRFLEHPHVVRLEARPRNAEGTGEVTIRDLVINALRMRPDRIVVGECRGAEALDMLQAMNTGHDGSLTTLHANSPSDVVSRLATMVRYAVDLPVDVIESNVASAFDVVVQTARALDGSRFVSDVAELAYDGEKRCCTVRALFARGVAAPAGRWAALPSWIDEVAEKGVAGFEEVERWKRSSCSPA, from the coding sequence ATGTCTCTCATGAGCCGCGTGCGCGACGTCGACGATGCGCCGTCGCTCGCCCCCGCGCCAGGCGACGGGGCGCTCGAGCAGCTCAAGGAGCACATTCAGGCGTTCGTGTCCATCGACGAGATCGCCGCCATCATGGCGCAGCAGCCCAGCCGTGCCCGCAACGAGCTGAAAAGCGCCTGTCGCCAGGCGTTCGAGGGCGCCGCCTGGGCGGGCGTTTCCGAACGGGAGCGGCAGCGCCTGACCGACGATCTCATCGACACGGTGTTCGGCTTCGGCCCGCTCGAGCCGTTGCTGGCCGACGAGTCGGTCACCGAGGTCATGGTGAACGGACCCTCCGACGTGTTCTTCGAGCGCGACGGGCGCCTGTGCCGCAGCGAGCAGCGCTTCGCCGACGAGGGGCAGCTGCGCGCGCTCATCGACCGCGTGCTGGGGCCGCTCGGGCGCCGCGTCGACGAGGCGTCGCCCATGGTGAACGCGCGGCTGCCCGAAGGCCACCGCGTGCACGTGATCATCCCGCCCCTTGCGCTCGACGGCCCCGTGATGACCGTCCGAAAGTTCGCGAAACGGGTGATGACCTTGGACGACATGCAGGCGACGGGGTCGTTCGACGATACGATGCGAACGTTTCTCGTGTGGGCGGTTCGCACGCGCAAGAGCATCGCCGTGTCGGGCGGCACGGGCAGCGGCAAGACCACGCTGCTCAACGCGCTGTCGTGCGAGCTGTCGCCGTCGGAGCGCATCATCACCATCGAGGATTCGGCCGAGCTGCGGTTCCTGGAGCATCCGCACGTCGTGCGCCTGGAAGCGCGGCCCCGGAACGCGGAGGGCACGGGGGAGGTGACCATCCGCGACCTCGTGATCAACGCGCTGCGCATGCGCCCCGACCGCATCGTGGTGGGCGAGTGCCGCGGTGCCGAGGCGCTCGATATGCTGCAGGCCATGAACACCGGCCACGACGGCTCGCTGACCACGCTGCACGCGAACTCTCCGTCCGACGTGGTGTCGCGCCTTGCGACGATGGTGCGCTACGCGGTGGACTTGCCCGTGGACGTCATCGAGTCGAACGTGGCCAGCGCCTTCGACGTGGTCGTGCAGACGGCTCGCGCGTTGGACGGATCGCGGTTCGTCTCGGACGTGGCCGAGCTCGCGTACGACGGCGAGAAGCGCTGCTGCACGGTCCGTGCGCTGTTCGCGCGGGGCGTCGCGGCGCCTGCGGGCCGGTGGGCGGCGCTCCCGTCGTGGATCGACGAGGTGGCGGAGAAGGGCGTGGCCGGGTTCGAGGAGGTGGAGCGATGGAAGCGCAGCTCGTGCTCGCCGGCGTAG
- a CDS encoding type II secretion system F family protein: MEAQLVLAGVGAFAAFGCGTAASVSLTSRSRRRPAAIAVDAEIRPGRIAWLLRNGVRGMLPVARALLGNRKLAVLVREAVRVADAHGLMTTEESLLSACVAALAVVGLGACALSRSPVCGIAVVACLCACAVVWLRTVQDKRRDALREGIPDALRSMGVCFQSGLSLLQTFQQVAGEVKGPLGSLFARAAHRMETGGSAEQALAVLRDGSTVAELAFVAVALDVQHQAGGSMKQVLDAARDTVENEIGLRRALRVQTAQAKLSARVVSVLPFVLIAVFSLVSEGFLAPFFESPLGIALLVLALGMQAAGIAAVRRMLAVEVG, translated from the coding sequence ATGGAAGCGCAGCTCGTGCTCGCCGGCGTAGGCGCGTTTGCCGCGTTCGGCTGCGGGACGGCGGCGAGCGTGTCGCTGACGAGCCGTTCACGCCGCCGACCTGCGGCGATCGCCGTCGATGCGGAGATCCGCCCGGGTAGGATCGCCTGGCTGCTGCGCAACGGGGTGCGCGGGATGCTTCCGGTTGCGCGGGCGCTCCTGGGCAATCGGAAGCTCGCGGTGCTCGTGCGGGAAGCGGTACGGGTGGCTGACGCGCACGGCCTGATGACGACGGAGGAATCGCTGCTGTCGGCGTGCGTTGCGGCGCTTGCCGTCGTCGGCTTGGGCGCGTGCGCGTTGTCGCGCTCGCCCGTGTGCGGGATCGCCGTCGTCGCGTGTTTGTGCGCGTGCGCGGTCGTCTGGCTGCGCACGGTGCAGGACAAGCGGCGCGATGCCCTGCGCGAGGGCATTCCCGACGCGTTGCGCTCGATGGGCGTGTGCTTCCAGTCGGGATTGTCGCTGCTGCAGACGTTTCAGCAGGTGGCAGGGGAGGTGAAGGGGCCGCTCGGGTCGCTGTTCGCCCGCGCGGCGCATCGGATGGAGACCGGCGGCAGCGCCGAGCAGGCCCTCGCCGTGCTGCGGGACGGCTCGACGGTGGCCGAGCTGGCGTTCGTCGCCGTCGCGCTCGACGTGCAGCACCAGGCGGGCGGCAGCATGAAGCAGGTGCTCGACGCCGCGCGCGACACGGTGGAGAACGAGATCGGGCTGCGGCGCGCGCTGCGCGTGCAGACGGCGCAGGCGAAGCTGTCGGCGCGGGTGGTGAGCGTGCTGCCCTTCGTGCTCATAGCGGTGTTCTCGCTGGTGAGCGAAGGGTTCCTCGCGCCGTTCTTCGAGAGCCCGCTGGGGATTGCGCTGCTCGTGCTGGCGTTGGGCATGCAGGCGGCGGGCATCGCGGCGGTGCGCCGCATGCTGGCCGTGGAGGTGGGGTGA
- a CDS encoding type II secretion system F family protein produces the protein MGYAQAPLLVAAAMAAAGAAGGLAGAALLRRRAAATRRERLRRAAAASGAHGEPTGGEPRLVRYAAGLSQRLALGATDSLAGRLRLLRARRWFSRHAKQAGLERVVSAEGFCEAAVRLTCAGVLVGALVGAVLSTELAVLGALAGAAAGALAMPRAVKRARRMRADGLERDLSEMLEVVTLGLRSGLSFDRGFALYGSHFASELARACAGAQRAWSLGLTNREDALRDLAASYDSPLFARVVEGMVRSLRFGSSLAEGLESAAAEARAVHRAQVEEQVAKAPVKMMVPTGTLILPAMLLLVLGPVLLELMEGL, from the coding sequence ATGGGGTATGCGCAGGCACCGTTGCTGGTTGCGGCGGCCATGGCGGCCGCCGGGGCGGCCGGCGGGCTGGCGGGCGCCGCGCTGCTGCGGCGGCGGGCTGCCGCAACGCGGCGCGAGCGGTTGCGCCGGGCGGCGGCCGCATCCGGCGCGCACGGAGAACCCACAGGCGGAGAGCCCCGCCTCGTGCGGTACGCGGCAGGGCTCAGCCAGAGGCTCGCCCTCGGCGCGACCGATTCGCTGGCCGGCCGCCTGCGGCTCTTGCGAGCTCGAAGGTGGTTTTCCCGGCACGCGAAGCAGGCAGGCTTGGAGCGCGTCGTATCGGCGGAAGGGTTTTGCGAAGCTGCGGTGCGCCTGACGTGCGCCGGAGTGCTCGTGGGCGCGCTCGTGGGCGCGGTGCTGTCCACGGAGCTCGCCGTGCTCGGCGCGCTCGCCGGGGCGGCGGCCGGCGCGCTCGCGATGCCCCGGGCCGTGAAACGGGCGCGCCGCATGCGGGCCGACGGGCTCGAGCGCGACCTTTCGGAGATGCTCGAGGTGGTGACGCTCGGCTTGCGCAGCGGCCTGTCGTTCGACCGCGGGTTCGCGCTGTACGGGTCGCACTTCGCGTCGGAGCTGGCGCGTGCGTGCGCGGGCGCTCAACGTGCCTGGTCGTTGGGGCTGACGAATCGCGAGGACGCGCTGCGCGACCTGGCCGCCTCGTACGACTCGCCGCTGTTCGCGCGCGTCGTGGAGGGCATGGTGCGCTCGCTGCGCTTCGGCTCGTCGTTGGCCGAGGGGCTGGAGTCGGCTGCGGCCGAGGCGCGCGCGGTGCACCGTGCGCAGGTGGAGGAGCAGGTGGCGAAGGCTCCGGTGAAGATGATGGTGCCCACCGGCACGCTCATCCTTCCGGCCATGCTGCTGCTCGTGCTGGGGCCAGTGCTGCTCGAGCTGATGGAAGGGTTATGA
- a CDS encoding Flp family type IVb pilin, protein MEAYWRWMARATCRARRALDREDGQGTTEYAILVGVLVVIAIIAITVFRPKLQELWNAIAEGINGL, encoded by the coding sequence ATGGAAGCGTATTGGAGATGGATGGCGCGGGCGACGTGCCGTGCTCGGCGAGCGCTCGATCGAGAGGATGGGCAGGGGACGACGGAATACGCCATCCTCGTGGGCGTGCTGGTGGTGATCGCCATCATCGCGATCACCGTGTTCCGGCCGAAGCTGCAAGAGCTGTGGAACGCCATCGCGGAAGGGATCAACGGGCTGTAA
- a CDS encoding TadE/TadG family type IV pilus assembly protein: MLRRRESGQATVEAAFLLPVLFVGLLLLMQPGMLLYDRLVMQAAASEGCRLLATRTAAAGDMAESCEAFIRHRLGAVPPVSCFHVHEGACSWDIRLEGDERSDVVRVTIVNEVRPLPLIDAAGALLGIVNGNGNLEVRVTAEQPTQPSWVRTSEAGSDPAGWIGAWAS; the protein is encoded by the coding sequence ATGCTGCGAAGGCGCGAGTCGGGTCAGGCGACGGTGGAGGCGGCGTTTCTGCTGCCGGTGCTGTTCGTCGGGTTGTTGCTGCTCATGCAGCCCGGCATGCTGCTGTACGACCGCCTCGTGATGCAGGCGGCGGCGTCCGAGGGATGCCGCCTGCTCGCGACGAGGACGGCCGCTGCGGGCGACATGGCCGAGAGCTGCGAGGCGTTCATCCGCCACCGGCTCGGGGCCGTCCCGCCCGTCTCCTGCTTCCACGTGCACGAGGGCGCGTGCAGCTGGGACATCCGGCTCGAAGGCGACGAGCGTTCGGACGTCGTCCGCGTGACCATCGTGAACGAAGTGCGCCCGCTGCCGTTGATCGATGCGGCGGGCGCCTTGCTCGGCATCGTGAACGGCAACGGCAACCTCGAGGTGCGGGTGACGGCGGAGCAGCCGACGCAGCCGTCGTGGGTTCGCACGTCCGAAGCGGGGTCCGACCCGGCGGGGTGGATCGGGGCGTGGGCGTCATGA
- a CDS encoding pilus assembly protein TadG-related protein, with translation MMIDAFRDEEGMTTVGMVLALLITLALVFSAGQAYRVGSASSEVQNVADAAALAAQNEVGEFMIVVRVCDAVVLSLSLTSLVATGLGVAALCTPATASASETLLKAGRDVARARDRFAEKAADGLDRLQRLLPFLAAANAASVASANNGSSSNYVALAVLTPAAGEEISVDGAAELEEVGAAVGDEADEVRQAADEAERAAERANEAKLRAFEHDCGLDPSYCMYERAATLAGMHGAENPLFRSVDTWSFSVALKRAQAYYPRRLAAEAPEGGSVEEQARSALRKRFYAFAVEEVGRGYVHESDDSFDASFPHLPKNTAEMRATALYTEAAYPCTVDEAGRATAHAWAGCPAAAGAGSLVSIAQTEAESFAECPECGFSAASMGKVAAASSSIENGFEYHYEAVAKAADDYEKARAKLDPLASEVKRRAGGLFDQVKDALGKVAGKRLSAQPPGRYGVVALVANTGSVSAADGFGSSFVRGSGALGARAAVSAATLVADSSEEGATVVSSLLDGVKDQGGTAVGALGTVLDCWSGLLGAYARGQEALDEAVSTSLDELPLAGASGLGAWAAGTLREVVRAAGLAPAELDALKPVLVNSAHVAARDKGAFGARLLSLKEQAIAHPLGSNDVFSSIVGLVEGEAVEGIQGFDGTVEIAEIELWDGGPSFPVRIALPQAAKDAASDLVQRVADALRGVYAQVTGVRIWE, from the coding sequence ATGATGATCGATGCGTTCCGGGACGAAGAGGGCATGACGACGGTCGGCATGGTGCTGGCGCTGCTGATCACGCTGGCGCTCGTGTTCTCGGCAGGGCAGGCGTACCGGGTGGGCTCCGCGTCGTCGGAGGTGCAGAACGTGGCCGATGCCGCGGCGCTGGCCGCTCAGAACGAGGTGGGCGAATTCATGATCGTCGTGCGGGTGTGCGACGCCGTGGTGCTGTCGCTGTCGTTGACGAGCCTCGTGGCGACGGGCCTCGGCGTGGCGGCGCTGTGCACGCCGGCCACCGCTTCCGCGTCCGAGACGTTGCTGAAAGCGGGGCGCGACGTGGCCCGGGCGCGCGACCGGTTCGCCGAGAAGGCGGCCGACGGGCTCGATCGCCTGCAACGGCTGCTGCCGTTCCTCGCCGCAGCGAACGCGGCGTCGGTGGCATCGGCGAACAACGGCTCCTCGTCGAACTACGTGGCGCTTGCCGTGCTCACGCCCGCTGCGGGAGAGGAGATCTCCGTGGACGGGGCCGCCGAGCTCGAGGAGGTGGGCGCGGCGGTGGGCGACGAGGCCGACGAGGTGCGCCAGGCGGCAGACGAGGCCGAGCGCGCCGCCGAACGGGCCAACGAGGCCAAGCTGCGCGCGTTCGAGCACGACTGCGGCCTCGACCCGTCCTACTGCATGTACGAGCGCGCGGCGACGTTGGCGGGCATGCACGGTGCGGAGAACCCGCTGTTCAGAAGCGTGGATACCTGGTCGTTCTCCGTAGCGCTCAAGCGCGCGCAGGCCTACTATCCGCGACGCCTCGCTGCGGAGGCGCCGGAGGGCGGCTCGGTGGAGGAGCAGGCGCGCTCGGCGCTGCGCAAGCGGTTCTACGCGTTCGCGGTCGAGGAGGTAGGGCGCGGGTACGTGCACGAGAGCGACGACTCGTTCGACGCGTCGTTCCCGCACCTTCCGAAGAACACAGCGGAGATGAGGGCGACGGCGCTGTACACGGAGGCTGCGTACCCCTGCACGGTGGACGAGGCGGGGCGCGCCACGGCCCATGCGTGGGCCGGGTGCCCTGCGGCGGCCGGGGCGGGCAGCCTCGTGTCGATCGCCCAGACGGAGGCGGAGTCGTTCGCCGAGTGTCCGGAATGCGGATTCTCGGCAGCCAGCATGGGCAAGGTGGCCGCCGCCTCGTCGTCTATCGAGAACGGATTCGAGTACCACTACGAAGCCGTCGCGAAGGCGGCCGACGATTACGAGAAGGCCCGCGCGAAGCTCGATCCGCTGGCAAGCGAGGTGAAGCGGCGCGCAGGAGGCCTGTTCGACCAGGTGAAAGACGCGCTCGGCAAGGTCGCGGGCAAGCGCCTCTCGGCGCAGCCTCCGGGGCGCTACGGCGTTGTCGCGCTCGTGGCGAACACGGGGAGCGTCTCTGCGGCGGACGGGTTCGGCAGCTCGTTCGTGCGCGGCAGCGGCGCGCTTGGCGCGAGGGCCGCGGTGTCGGCCGCGACGCTCGTCGCCGATTCCTCCGAAGAGGGGGCCACCGTGGTGTCGTCGCTGCTCGACGGCGTGAAGGACCAGGGAGGGACGGCCGTGGGAGCGCTGGGCACGGTGCTCGATTGCTGGTCGGGGCTCCTAGGCGCGTACGCACGGGGCCAGGAAGCGCTCGACGAGGCCGTGTCGACGTCGCTCGACGAGCTGCCGCTCGCAGGGGCGAGCGGCTTGGGCGCGTGGGCGGCGGGGACGTTGCGAGAGGTCGTGCGAGCCGCAGGACTCGCGCCCGCCGAGCTCGACGCGCTCAAGCCGGTGCTGGTGAATTCGGCGCACGTTGCCGCGCGGGACAAAGGGGCGTTCGGCGCGCGCCTGCTCTCTCTCAAGGAGCAGGCGATAGCGCACCCGCTGGGCTCGAACGACGTGTTCTCCTCGATCGTGGGGTTGGTGGAGGGCGAGGCGGTCGAAGGCATCCAGGGCTTCGACGGGACCGTCGAGATCGCCGAAATCGAGCTCTGGGACGGCGGCCCGTCGTTCCCGGTGCGCATCGCGCTGCCCCAGGCGGCGAAGGATGCGGCATCCGATCTGGTGCAACGGGTGGCGGACGCGTTGCGCGGGGTATACGCGCAGGTGACAGGGGTGAGGATATGGGAGTGA
- a CDS encoding DUF192 domain-containing protein — protein sequence MDERRSDAPAGRPLRLATRTVRRARGLLFSSEHGEALLFVPCNDVHTAGMRHRLDIAFVDAAGLVLEAHRDVGPFRRLRNKDAEAVVERFSSCATPWFSAGDRVGVVCLKGERQ from the coding sequence GTGGACGAACGAAGGAGCGATGCGCCGGCGGGGCGGCCCCTGCGGCTCGCCACGCGCACGGTGCGCAGGGCGCGGGGGCTGCTGTTCTCGTCCGAGCACGGCGAGGCGCTGCTGTTCGTTCCGTGCAACGACGTGCACACGGCGGGCATGCGACACCGTCTCGACATCGCGTTCGTGGATGCGGCGGGGCTCGTGCTGGAGGCTCATCGCGACGTCGGGCCGTTCCGGCGGTTGCGCAACAAGGACGCCGAGGCGGTGGTCGAGCGGTTCTCGTCCTGTGCGACTCCATGGTTTTCCGCAGGGGATCGCGTGGGCGTGGTTTGTCTGAAAGGAGAGAGGCAATGA
- a CDS encoding prepilin peptidase produces MTGPVALVVAAGCAGGLIGGLAVPWLASVLLGRAYRRARAWWWDSLATYRAFKRAHPQREPSPRAAGVEGSLGLWREQTVRDAQAGSLPRERLRALVEAGCAVDAVEPARGESDQEARCSYRAKRRHRCLLALAGAAAGCAIVWQANSPGPGAALAAAAVAMAVAAVCDLRARIVPLETCAALAAAGLVFQASTSGLRGVLAGCAFAAIAVLCCLAANRLFGHAGRAPVGYGDVRCMAALSLVSGAATPVGAALCYGGAAAFSLAGIAAGRLSWRSGIPMAPFLAVWLVGGALASLHGMG; encoded by the coding sequence GTGACGGGCCCGGTCGCCCTCGTCGTCGCGGCCGGGTGCGCGGGCGGGCTGATAGGCGGGCTCGCCGTGCCTTGGCTGGCCTCCGTCCTCCTGGGACGGGCCTATCGTCGTGCGCGTGCGTGGTGGTGGGATTCGCTCGCAACGTACCGCGCGTTCAAGCGGGCGCATCCCCAGCGGGAGCCTTCGCCGCGCGCGGCAGGAGTCGAGGGGTCGCTCGGATTGTGGAGGGAGCAGACGGTGCGCGACGCGCAGGCGGGAAGCCTGCCGCGCGAGCGGTTGCGGGCGCTCGTCGAGGCGGGGTGCGCGGTGGATGCCGTCGAGCCGGCGCGCGGCGAATCCGATCAAGAAGCGCGCTGCTCGTATCGCGCGAAGCGTCGGCATCGCTGCCTCTTGGCGCTGGCGGGCGCGGCGGCGGGCTGCGCGATCGTGTGGCAGGCGAACTCGCCGGGGCCGGGGGCGGCGTTGGCGGCGGCAGCCGTCGCGATGGCGGTGGCCGCGGTTTGCGACCTGCGGGCGAGGATCGTGCCGCTCGAAACCTGCGCGGCCCTTGCGGCGGCGGGCCTCGTCTTCCAGGCATCGACCTCAGGGCTTCGCGGCGTGCTGGCTGGCTGTGCGTTCGCTGCGATCGCGGTGCTGTGCTGCCTTGCGGCGAACCGGCTGTTCGGCCATGCGGGCCGCGCGCCGGTGGGGTACGGCGACGTGCGATGCATGGCGGCGCTCTCGCTGGTCAGCGGCGCGGCGACGCCGGTGGGAGCCGCGCTGTGCTACGGCGGCGCGGCAGCGTTCTCGCTTGCGGGCATCGCCGCGGGGAGGCTGTCGTGGAGAAGCGGCATCCCGATGGCGCCGTTTCTCGCGGTTTGGCTGGTCGGCGGCGCGCTGGCGAGCTTGCACGGTATGGGATGA
- a CDS encoding TadE/TadG family type IV pilus assembly protein has translation MTFVVALPLLLLFLFAVVDLGRSVFLSMALDDAAHAACREASGRPAGDVAESQLREAAYAAAPALDREGLRLSVSVRYGEVEDRAYAHRFYNDASGAYDERASHARSRPVEVSLELAGQYLTPLGAALSGGSEGEGAGRFAFHAQVRGVADETVEGGAW, from the coding sequence GTGACGTTCGTCGTTGCGTTGCCGCTGCTGCTCCTGTTCCTCTTCGCCGTGGTCGATCTGGGACGCTCGGTGTTTTTGTCCATGGCGCTCGACGATGCTGCGCACGCGGCGTGCCGCGAAGCTTCGGGGCGTCCTGCGGGCGACGTCGCTGAGTCGCAGCTGCGCGAGGCGGCTTACGCCGCGGCGCCGGCGCTCGATCGCGAAGGCTTGCGGCTGAGCGTGTCGGTCCGCTATGGGGAAGTGGAGGATCGCGCCTACGCGCACCGGTTCTACAACGATGCGTCGGGTGCGTACGACGAGCGTGCGTCGCACGCTCGGTCGAGGCCCGTCGAGGTATCGCTCGAGCTGGCGGGCCAGTACCTCACGCCGCTCGGGGCGGCGTTGTCGGGCGGGAGCGAGGGCGAAGGCGCGGGGCGGTTCGCGTTTCACGCCCAGGTTCGAGGCGTTGCGGACGAGACGGTGGAAGGAGGGGCGTGGTGA
- a CDS encoding TadE family protein, translated as MVREGERGSEVVQFVIAMPLLLAVLFSIMQLAGMTLAASQVSSEITRACRQLDAAGFELAADKERFVKEGILGASTQLDPERLHVERVCWTSEQTNGERPVRDGGVIEERATMVAVSYDVRYRLPAIADLPGLTGRVLERHVQCTFTDDRVIEIRQEGL; from the coding sequence GTGGTGAGGGAGGGCGAGCGGGGAAGCGAGGTGGTCCAGTTCGTGATCGCGATGCCGCTGTTGTTGGCGGTTCTGTTCTCGATCATGCAGCTGGCGGGCATGACGCTTGCGGCGAGCCAGGTGTCTTCCGAGATCACGCGCGCGTGCCGCCAGCTCGACGCCGCGGGTTTCGAGCTGGCGGCGGACAAGGAACGGTTCGTCAAGGAAGGGATCCTCGGCGCATCGACCCAGCTCGATCCCGAGCGTCTGCACGTCGAGCGCGTCTGCTGGACGAGCGAGCAGACGAATGGGGAGCGGCCCGTGCGCGACGGCGGCGTGATCGAGGAGCGGGCGACGATGGTCGCGGTGTCGTACGACGTGCGCTACCGGCTGCCGGCCATCGCGGATCTGCCCGGGCTGACGGGGCGCGTGCTCGAGCGGCACGTGCAGTGCACGTTCACGGACGACCGGGTGATCGAGATCAGGCAGGAGGGGTTATGA
- a CDS encoding TadE/TadG family type IV pilus assembly protein, with product MNARGRRDERGSMVPLAVVAALVLFAVVAFSVDQGIAYAAKARQENALDAARAACMDASFALVAKNDDDPGRMVADRVARTVRDAGFRGKASVWFYEAPEASASSTERHWAIGMQLEEDSPTVFARGFGIDTLPVASYRVMTAMPYAGERVWRPAQRRCGRYDYPAGADATSWSYEALSSLDAFPAELAEAARSASRGERE from the coding sequence ATGAATGCGAGGGGTCGCCGCGACGAGCGCGGTTCCATGGTGCCGCTCGCGGTGGTGGCGGCGCTCGTGCTGTTCGCAGTGGTGGCGTTCTCCGTCGACCAGGGCATCGCCTACGCGGCGAAGGCGCGTCAGGAAAACGCGCTCGATGCCGCGCGCGCCGCCTGCATGGATGCATCGTTCGCGCTCGTGGCGAAAAACGATGACGACCCGGGGCGCATGGTGGCCGACCGCGTGGCCCGCACCGTGCGCGACGCGGGGTTTCGGGGGAAGGCGTCCGTATGGTTCTACGAAGCGCCGGAGGCGAGCGCTTCCTCGACGGAGCGCCACTGGGCCATCGGCATGCAGCTCGAGGAGGATTCGCCGACGGTGTTCGCGCGCGGCTTCGGCATCGATACGCTGCCGGTCGCGTCGTACCGGGTGATGACGGCGATGCCGTACGCCGGCGAGCGGGTGTGGCGCCCGGCGCAAAGGCGTTGCGGCCGGTACGACTATCCGGCGGGAGCGGATGCGACTTCCTGGTCGTACGAGGCGCTGAGCTCGCTCGATGCCTTTCCTGCGGAGCTTGCAGAAGCGGCGCGGTCCGCGTCGCGCGGAGAACGGGAATAG